The following coding sequences lie in one Arabidopsis thaliana chromosome 3, partial sequence genomic window:
- a CDS encoding uncharacterized protein (unknown protein; Has 30201 Blast hits to 17322 proteins in 780 species: Archae - 12; Bacteria - 1396; Metazoa - 17338; Fungi - 3422; Plants - 5037; Viruses - 0; Other Eukaryotes - 2996 (source: NCBI BLink).) yields the protein MQNKHKPGPEKTFTKASPVSPSKLDLHKGNRTIVLNQGQIWKLRQMCNASNI from the coding sequence ATGCAAAATAAGCACAAACCTGGACCAGAAAAAACCTTCACCAAAGCATCACCCGTTAGCCCTTCAAAGCTTGACCTTCACAAAGGAAACAGGACAATCGTTTTAAACCAGGGGCAAATCTGGAAGTTGAGACAAATGTGTAATGCAAGCAATATataa